One Chrysiogenia bacterium DNA window includes the following coding sequences:
- a CDS encoding response regulator transcription factor, giving the protein MSEIQISRELTLVVDDDERLRERLGRALEKRGFDVATAESGENALRVADKRAPDYAVVDLRMEGMSGLELVRILKDKFPDCIIVVLTGYGSIATAVDAVKLGATHYLPKPADADDILAAFERAELPPNTAPDFEHEVPSLARAEWEHINRVLSDCDGNISKAARLLGLHRRSLQRKLAKYPTSR; this is encoded by the coding sequence GTGAGCGAGATCCAGATCAGCCGCGAGCTCACCCTCGTTGTCGACGATGACGAGCGCCTGCGCGAGCGGCTGGGCCGGGCGCTCGAAAAGCGGGGCTTCGACGTCGCCACTGCCGAGAGCGGGGAGAACGCGCTCCGGGTCGCCGACAAGCGTGCCCCCGATTACGCCGTCGTCGATCTGCGCATGGAAGGGATGAGCGGCCTGGAACTGGTCCGCATTCTCAAGGACAAGTTCCCCGACTGTATCATCGTCGTGCTCACCGGCTACGGCAGCATCGCCACCGCCGTGGATGCGGTGAAGCTGGGGGCCACCCACTACCTGCCCAAGCCCGCCGACGCCGACGACATCCTCGCCGCCTTCGAGCGCGCCGAGCTCCCGCCCAACACCGCGCCCGATTTCGAGCACGAGGTTCCCTCCCTGGCACGCGCGGAATGGGAGCACATCAACCGCGTGCTCTCCGACTGCGACGGCAACATCTCCAAGGCCGCCCGCCTGCTGGGCCTGCACCGCCGCTCGCTCCAGCGAAAACTGGCCAAGTATCCGACATCACGCTGA